Within Cnuibacter physcomitrellae, the genomic segment CACGCATCCCACCCACCAGCAGCACCCCGGCAGCACCCCGGCACGCGTTCCCCCGGTGTGGGGGCGCGCTCGGGAGGGGCACGCTGCCACAATGGCGGCACGAGCCCGCATCGCGCGAAGCCGCGCGCCCGGAAGGCCCATGGAGGGACAGCAGGATGAGCACCAAGGCGATCAGGGGGACGTTCCTCGACTTCATCGACGACCCATGGAAGCACGTCGGCGACGAGCACGCCGCCACGCGCTTCCTGGTCGACGGACTTCTCGTGATCGAGGACGGGATCATCAAGGACTTCGGTCCGTACGACGCGCTGGCCGATCGGTGGGCCGAGCTCGAGGTGACCGAGATCCGCGACCGGATCATCGTGCCGGGCTTCATCGACGGCCACATCCACTTCCCGCAGACCCGCGTCCTCGGCGCCTACGGAGAGCAGCTGCTGCCGTGGCTGCAGAAGTGGGTGTTCCCGGAGGAGCGCAAGTACGCCGACCGCGAGTACGCGCAGGCGGGGGCGGTGCGGTTCTTCGACAACCTCCTCGCGTCGGGCACCACCACCATCCAGGCGTTCACGAGCTCGGCTCCGGTCTGCACCGAGGAGCTGTTCGAGGAGGCGAGCCGCCGCAACATGCGCGTGATCGCCGGGATCACCGCGATCGACAAGAACGCCCCCGACTGGTTCACGATCTCGCCGGAGGAGTTCTACACCGCGGCGACCGAGCAGATCGAGCGCTACCACGGCAAGGGCCGCAACCTCTACGCGATCACCCCGCGCTTCGCGTTCGGTGCCACGAAGGAGCTCCTCGAGACCTGCCGTCGCCTCAAGCAGGAGAACCCCGACCTCTGGGTGCACACGCACATCAGCGAGAACCCGGCCGAGATCCGCGGGGTGCTCGCCATCCACGACGACTGCACCGACTACCTCGGCATGTACGAGAAGTACGACCTGGTCGGCCCGAAGTTCACCGGCGGCCACGGCGTGTGGCTCTCGAACGACGAGTTCCGCCGGATCTCCGACAAGGGCGCCGCGGTCACCTTCTGCCCCTGCTCCAACCTGTACCTCGGGTCGGGACTGTTCCGCCTGGGTCGTGCCACGGATCCGGAGCACCGCGTGAAGCTCACGTTCGGCACCGACATGGGCGGCGGCAACCGGTTCAGCATGCTCAACGTGCTGGAGGATGCGTACAAGGTCGGCATGCTCAACAACACGATCCTCGACGGCAGCATCGTGCCGAGCGAGCAGGACCTGGCCGAGTCGGAGCGCAACAAGCTCTCCCCCTTCCGCGCGTTCTGGTCGATCACCCAGGGCGGCGCCGAGGCTCTCTACATCGACGAGTACGTCGGCAACTTCGACATCGGCAAGGAGGCCGACTTCGTCGCCCTCGACTGGACCGCCGGCCCGCCCGCCAACGCCTGGCATGCCTCCCTCCTCGTGGAGGAGGGCGGACCGCAGACCGTCGAGCA encodes:
- the guaD gene encoding guanine deaminase; protein product: MSTKAIRGTFLDFIDDPWKHVGDEHAATRFLVDGLLVIEDGIIKDFGPYDALADRWAELEVTEIRDRIIVPGFIDGHIHFPQTRVLGAYGEQLLPWLQKWVFPEERKYADREYAQAGAVRFFDNLLASGTTTIQAFTSSAPVCTEELFEEASRRNMRVIAGITAIDKNAPDWFTISPEEFYTAATEQIERYHGKGRNLYAITPRFAFGATKELLETCRRLKQENPDLWVHTHISENPAEIRGVLAIHDDCTDYLGMYEKYDLVGPKFTGGHGVWLSNDEFRRISDKGAAVTFCPCSNLYLGSGLFRLGRATDPEHRVKLTFGTDMGGGNRFSMLNVLEDAYKVGMLNNTILDGSIVPSEQDLAESERNKLSPFRAFWSITQGGAEALYIDEYVGNFDIGKEADFVALDWTAGPPANAWHASLLVEEGGPQTVEQAGELLFSIMMVSDERAVDETWVAGERLYKKA